The window tacactccTGTGGATTCAGAATTTTCTAACCAAACTTTTGATATTCTGGCTTTGCACCATTGGATGTAAATTCAATGATAACAATCTtaggtttcagcaccattttttattgtttgatagtacaattgaattacTTTGCTCTCTGTTCGCTTTGTtaaatctcatggttgtataaaatatctgaaaaaaatgaagatttagcaaattaattaaagaaataataaagaaaatatacattataagatataaaattaaaaagggcgttacttttaccgcaccttgtatatatatatatatatatatatatatatatatatatatatataatatatatatatatatatatatatatatatatatatatatatatatatatgactttttttattacatcaccgtgattcatattcaatcatttgctaaaacgtctttaatatccaattcgctctacactccggaaataatatattttcatatatgttaccgaggaatttttagttgataataagttcgttgtctcgtgggctcgaaccagcgaagacaagaactcggaCTACAGCTTTAACCCAcacaacttattatcaactaaaattccccttcggtaacatatgaaaatatattatttccgaggtagagcaaattggatattaaaggacgtttgtagcttactgattgaatatatatcatatatatatatatatatatatatatatatatatatattatatatattatataatgtggaCTCATTCCGATAAGACTGCTGAATGGAAGATGAATTCGCTGTGCATTAGTAAAACCAACAATGATCCCCATTTAtagaagaacaaaaaataaaatatgattgatGAACGTTATTATTTGCccattttcactttccttcgaatgtaaataaatcatacacAGAATAAATTTCCTGTGCAtatttccgtctctctctctctctctctctctctgtctctcgtgtTTCCAGCGGACGGAGGCTGGGGTCTCCGTCACGTCTTCGGCCTGCTGTCCTTTTCCGCCCTCACCGTCAGCTACGCGAACAGAACAACATCAACATAGCCATAGTCGCCAGAATTAAACTGGAACAGCTCTGACGTCACGGATCTAACGGACGTTGCGTTCGCTGCGCTCCTCGTCTAATGAAAGGTTCCGATACTCCCGGTGAAAATACCGTCAGGAAGGTCTTCATTTAAAATACGATTACGTAGTTTTTCGTGACCTCCCTGAATTTATTTGCAATAGTGGTCTTCGAAAGGCATCGCTGAGATTGTCATCACCATTTGTGTTCCATTCATGGCATGTTCAACTTATAATTACTTTCCGGGCTGACAAGTAGTTGATAAAATTCTCAGGAAGTGCTGACATTTCAAGTTGGGAAGATTAACACAATtaattatctctttattttactgtaaccTCTTACTCGATTTTTGAAGACAGTTGCTGCAATTAGAGAGAAGGAAACATTAGCATATGATATGTTTAATCAATAACAAGAAGAATGAGCATCAAGTACTGTCttctatttacaaatattcatataaaacttaTCAGTAAATTTATCCCGAGTTGATCAGCATTAGCCCCCTTCAGAAAAATGTTTAACATGTTGACTTTCATTCATTTCTGGGTAAGTTTTAAAACATACTGAAAAGGCTctctttaaatgtattaaaacttcacttttttttttttttttttttgactgcttTAAAAACCCACTGAATGACACCTCTTCCGGAAACGATCACGGCGGcgtctttttcaaaacatcttgtATTACCCAGACTTCTAACTGATACCCGTTTGGCACGAAAACCTGCTGAACGAACACTCTTCCAAAACCGACTAAGACTGGCCACCCTCTCTCACTTTGCCAGATGGGAGAATTCGATTGGGACGAAACAACCCAAGGGATGATCCTGGGCTGCTTCTTCTACGGGTACACGGTGGGCAACCTTTTGGGAATTATCGTCTCCCAGTACCTAGGGGGAAGGGTTACGCTCGGGGTCAGCGTCTTATCTGTGTCCATCGTAAGCCTCTTATCCCCCGTCTGTGTCAGGACCTCCACCGCTCTCTTCGTGGGTCTCAGGATTGTGTCCGGGGTTTTTCAGGTGGGTTTTGTCTGCCAGTTAGTGTTTCTGAAAATGATTGCCTATATTCTAGGGTATGTTTTTACTCTTGCGTATGGACGCACTTCTACAGTTCaggaaaatctccaggaatttctcgttaagctaaataatttagtcccttctataaaatttaccgtagaggaagaaagaaattgtaatttgaattttcttcttgtaactgtccatagacatgatagaaatttcaccttttcagtctttcgaaaatcaaccaACATTGCCtcgtttgttcattattattccaatcaccataaaaatgttaaattctctggcttttctggaatgttcttaagggctttacgtgtttatAGCCCGcggttcattgatgctgagatcaaaactatttatgatattgctttgaaacttaattacccaaggacctttgtgcATGTAGCATGGAAAaaagccaggaaaacattttatttaactaataacaaacttgaattcagcaagcataatattctcaaattaccatatgatgaaaagtttttacaaattcctagaattttaaagcttttcaacacaaatattgttttcagcaattttaatgttaagagtttagtagtaaaaaattctcctaaagatgtttgtggctgcatctatgaaattccttgtaaaaagtgtgataaaatatattagggacaaactggaaaatcactttcacaacgaatcaaacaaaaccaatattctgtgagaactggccaaatgtcgaatgcattattcgtacatatgagagatttagatcatcctattaactggagtaaagcaagatctTTACTCCCGGGCAATGACACACTTAagaggaatatcattgaatcttgttttatcaagtcgaataatgaaagtgttctaaatttaagtcttggtttgtttaaacttgatgccttcataattaaaaagttgttgataaatatatgcaaaattaatattcatttttatacatgtttctgcaatgtgaatgggtaaggttccatttcttttatggttaagtatatatatggatttagtttgtgaccgcgtgatcccggatttgccgtggattaaccttttgtttttacctgGCAGTGTATtaaaccatctggtattcaaggttatacatgtttttggattttgtaagccctAAACTTGTGTAATGTCTTTGTTGTTTGGTCTATGGttccagtttgtgacagctcgatccccgATTATCCtagattatctttctttttattaccctttgacaactgaccacctgagtattcttgttttttttgtttgctgtaaCCTTCTTTTGTATCTGTGACTCATTTTTATTGCCCAGACGATgcattaataaacgtgaaagcgcttggtactgaacttctgcctgtcattttcctgtggataatatatatatatatatatatatatatatatatatatatatatatatatatatatatatatatatatatatatatatatatatatatatatatatctatatatatattatatatatgttaaaaagtCACAAATATGAACGTGGTTTGAGTGTCACTGGAAGCCACGaggaatatttaaaaggaattgaCATATTGTTAAGTATTTTTGTGTAATTAACACATGCCCCAAAAATGTGTCAAGTACACGAAAGTATTTGGCACTCCGccgtttctttttaaacatttcctgtggcttcaactgatacatgctgtatatataaatatatatatatatatatatttatgtaatatatatataatttatatatatatatatatatatatatatatatatatatgcgtgtgtgtgtgtgtacgtttatgATGAGTGGGTGAATGAGACCTTTCAAAATAATGCCAAGACTTCTTTGTCATTTCTTAcctattctattttattaaataaataaaacactgatcACATTATCCGTATTTGTGCAGGGACCCCTCTACCCTTCCATGTTCACTCTCATGGCAGCTTGGATACCTCCGAAGGACAAAGCCAGCTTCAGCTCTATAGTTTTCGTAGGTAAGACATTAAGCTCATGAGAATTTTCTAATACAAAAGGCAATGGCGCAGAACCCTATAACCTTACCTAGCCCAGccagaagataaagaaaaaggatgTGCATGAAGAAGAGTGTGGTTTAGTCACATGATAGAGCTAGTTCTGCCGTTTGAAAGACAGAggttaggaaaatgaaaggagaaagttCCAAAGCTGTGAATATTGATTCGCTAATCTAGTGATATTCACTGATGTCAATGAAACTCTACTAATTGTTTCATCATGTTAGCAGTCCTCCAACAGTTCattattttcgtttgtttttatttgtttgtcgaAGTTTAATgcctcattttctttgttaatttccttcattttcattatttaaacggGTACAAGGATCGAACATTTTGCTCTCAAGGAACCAGTCTAATGTCTAAATTTTGTGCTAATTTATTAGTCTAAGGCATTATTTTCAATCTCCAGATAATGCCATTTACCCATGAAGGaaacaaaatagatttttccttccttccatatCTTACTATCCTCTGCAGGAAACCATATGGGCACGGTCATTTCAATGGGCTTGGGGGGCGTGATGTCAGGCTCCGATTTCCTTGGCGGATGGCCGTCCGTTTTCTACGTGTTCGGAGTCGTAGGTCTACTCTGGAGCGTAGCCTGGTTCGTCCTTATTCGCGACCAGCCTGAGAGGCACCCTTGGATATCCTCCAAGGAACTAAGTTATATCAGGTCTAATTCACCCACCGTTAAGTTGTCCAAGGTAATGGTGTTTGAGGTCCACACAATGTATTTTTTGATCGAATTTTGCTGACAAAACTCACCCTTCTTGTAGAAAAGATAATCAGCATacgcaaaaatgaaagaaagtgagACAGTAGAAACATTGGTGTGAGTGTAGTACAAATACTATGATCAAGATAAGTTTGtgaatttctgattttttaatcTATGGAGTGTTATAGTAGAGAGACAGAGATGTCTATAATGACGGAGCATttaaattttatgacaaaaaggTATCATTGAAAGTAATGTGTTTAGAGTGAGAGAAATTCTTTGGTGACGATCTGTCTTGCTTGTTGAACGTGCTTTTGAATGGGATTGAACGAATTGTAAGGAAAAACAGTAGAAAACCTAAGGATATATTCTTGGAACACTCAATTCAATGTTCATCTGTAGAGAAGtagatgataaaattaaaaagaatataaatatgagtcatgaagaattaatatatacagtatattctttacAGATCCAGTGTTCCAATTGTCTTTCTGTTGAAACTAGGGTcatgcatttattaatttgttttgtcacACTTCTGAATCGATTCAGGCTCTGAAGGTCCCGTGGAAGGATATCGCCACGTCGATGCCCTTCTTGTGCTTAATTATCTTTGCTTTTGGGGACTGCATAGGATTCTTCACCATCCTGACTGAGATCCCTACTTACCTCAATAATATACAACACTTCGACTTGGCAAGTGTAAGTTGATGTGGAAACACTGTTTTCTGCTACCTCTCAAGTTTGTAATGATTTATTTGACCAGCGAGTCTTTCTATAACTCATCTATTAAAAGGCATGAGCTACAAAATTTAGTTATATCATCCTCCTGTGGTCATGTCAGAATGTTTATTAAAGACAaccataaaactgtattttgccTGTCGTAGTACATAATAGTTTAGTGTTAAATATGCTTATTCTcacctaattatttttattactttcagaaCGGCGTACTTTCTGCTTTACCTTACGTGTGTGTAATTATAGCCAGCCCTTTGTTTGGAGCCATCATAGACAAGATACCAGAAAAGAAATGGCTCAGTATGAAAATGACAAGGAAATTGGCTACGGGAGTAGGTAAGTTTCCTGCATCAGTTacaaataaaaggtattttattttgCCACTGTCCTGCTCAGAGCAACACACTTTGGTCATTGTACTTTCAGTACATGGTCCAGAAAATGTCCTTgtcgttttccttctttttgctCTCTCTGCAGACATTACATTAATGTGAATgatagaaagatttttttttattaatttcatcctGCATTCGGTAATGATTCGTATCGTGGTCTTTTGGCTTCATTTTATGAAAGGAATGTTCCACTGGCATTTTGACTTCTAGATGTGACcctaatttcattttatgaatggaaggtactgaaaatattttgtatatatatatatgtatatatatatatatatatatatatatatatatatatatatataatttctatatatatatatatgtatatatatatatttctatattacgtttttagataaagaaaattgtaaactttattttccaCAAGAATCTTTGTCTTTAGAACGTGAAGATTGTTTTTACTAACATGAGGCGTCCACTGAAACTTTCAGAAGGAATTAGGCTGAGATAGATTAGCTAAGTCTGTCACCAGCAGTTAGACATTTGAAATTATTAACCTGTTTACACAAAACTGGCATTCACTCCAAGATTGCAATGTAGTtacatttgcttttatatttcttaatacaCCATGAACTTGTGGATTTCAGTATCAACAGTCGTTGCACAGTCATTGGTGgtgtttatttataatacattCAGCTCTCTAAAAACTTTTATAGTgtctcatttataaaaataaatatacgttTGATATGCCTTCTAGTTATCAATGTCTATTAGTTATTCTGTGTGCCTTTCATTAGTTATCAGCAGGCCAacaataaataagagtaaaagacTCATAAATTCAGTTACCAGTtactttaacttatttttatggatCTGTGCTTATCCCATAAACCGTTTTTTTTAGTATTAGAAATGAGTGGATTTACCCAAGTGTGAGAAAACCACAACTTCAGTTTCGAGCTTATTTCATGTAAATTCACAGATCAATTTTAGCAGCGAGCAGAAGTATAAGTTATAAAGTACGTTTTCGAGATCTGGATCAGTCCTGTGTGATCTTATAATTCGACTGAAGACATCAGCAGAGATGCCAGTCTATTGCGGGGAAACACTGATTTCAATTACCAGCTGACTCCAAAGTTGTCATGTGTGTATACTCAACCTGCAGAGGCACTTTTCAAATTTCAGACACCATCATAACTAACATATAAGGATGAGATCCTTCAATGCAGGTCCCAGCTAATTTTCTTGTATGTCCACAGGTCTTTACCCATCTTGCGGATGCCTGGTAGCCATGTGCTTCGTGGACTGTAATGCAACATTAGCAATTGTGCTCCTGTGTCTAGCAGTGAGTCTCAACGGAGCCAAGTACAGCGGGGGTTATGTAAGTGAACAAGACATCGCCCCTAACTTCACCGGGGTGTTGACAGGAATAACAAACGCTGTGGCCTCCATCACTGGAATTGTCGCTCCATTGGTTGTAGGAGTGATTACTACTGGCAATGTGAGTCTAACGTTAGCAAATGGATTTTCCAGGTGACATCtgtcccgtagaggggtagtgctgtcagtgaacctcatggtgttcactgtaggctttacttaaggcccccagctgcaacacctttcgttccttttactcttctatcttattttccatcctccCTTAACAGCTGTTTCACAGTacgactgcaaggttttccttctattaCACCTTGACCTTTTcacttgcaatttctttttcaccGCTGAATGGCTTCATGGGTCCCagagtttggcctttggcctgaattgtaTATTCCATACCAAAATGACAATGGATTGTACAATACGCAAATCAGAGGATTGTCACACAGGTACGAATAGGTAACTTATTCAATAACATAACATTGGAGTAAGGGTTGTTTGCATTACTCATAAATGAACAAGTACTATGAATCTGCTAGACttttatttacctgtttcttAAGGTAAATGGCTCACTTGACGTAAGTAAACTACTACTGATAATTTTAGTTAACGCATTCAAGAAACCTGGGCATTTTAGCATATTTTGAAGCAAGCTAACTCAAAATCTGAGCTACTCTCGAAACATTCCAGTTATAGTCGATCGTTTTTTTACCATCCCATGGAACTATGCATTTAATGTAATCTAATACCAGCGTTTCTCTCTCAGCAAACACTGAGCGCCTGGAGGATTGTTTTTGGAATCTCGGCGGTGGCCTACTTCATCGGAGGGTCGGCATATTTGATGTTTGGAACGGACAAAGTGCAGCCATGGAATGAGCCCAAAACGATATAGATATGTTTGGATTTTTTGttaacaaaaatactttcatatttagataatatttaaataaattatatgctaAAGTTACGTGTTGTTCATACACCTCACCTaatgtgtatatagtgtgtaacacgagtttatgcaaatattttgggaaatgaaaggaaaagtcattcttagcagaaaatgttctatgaacgtatgcattttaaggcttcgtttgtcggtgaggttaatttttaaaataaccgttatcattaaacGGGTAGGAGTAGTCACGGatgtggggagggggatggagttGATCAGTTCGCTTGATACTCTAAACGGTCTCAATTTTCCGCCAAGATAAGAGAACGTGTCCAGATTACAGTGTCaaattcctgattcattttgagagtaaaaaaaaggaGACAATGCCTTACCCTTCCAGttatgtggaatatgcagatataatgtttatttatgggttttgcaaaatttccatttctatattacacggttgtgaactccactgtttaatattaacaaaggaaatcggcgattaggccgatgtaaaaaaaaaaaaaaactccaaatcaaatgtattctttagatacaaaacaaagaggaaaaattacGCACATCtttgaaactttctctctctcagtcaatggtattcactggactccgataaaaaaaaaaagcaagactaatggaatctcccctccatcaaaagGTGACTACTCATTACACACCGGTCAAAATTCAAATGTATTATCAAAATCTCCTTCTCCATCAGAAGTATTCATCACCCACCAATCAAAGGAAAAAGCTCACctatgaaaacgctttcgtctctgccagatgaaaaagaatggaaacattatggaaaattcagtttcttcattctttcctgtcaaaggtagccttTTCGTACAGTAATCGTCCCCATTCTTACCTGTTAAAGGTAGCCTGTTCATACAGTAATagtcttcattctttcctgtcaaagatagcctattcatacagtaaccgtcttcattctttcctgttaAAGGTAGCCTGTTCATACAGTAATcgtcttcattctttcctgttaAAGGTAGCCTGATCATACGGTAACcgtcttcattctttcctgttaAAGGTAGCCTGTTCATACAGTAATcgtcttcattctttcctgtcaaaggtagcctataCTGTAATCGAAGGAGGTAAAAAAGTTGACATtattcaaagtgcagtatcctcccTACCTGCATTCCCTtatcatgattactgtcactgccactcattcagcataggcgtAGGTCTAGTCCTGATTCgtgattcaacaattccgtgcGAGGCGGCAGGACAGTTTGCGCTAGAATTCGCcgacacaaataaatgttgccgagcaacatttacactactttcttgatacgtaaagttagtctttaaaataattatacgAATTCTGTTCACGGGTGAATTACTAGTTGAAGGAACTGTAATGGTACATTTTCAATAACCTGCGAGGAAAAAATCGTAATTAAAAGGCTAGCAATCCAGCTGCCTCAGCGTGCTTCATCAGCCCTCCCCCAAAATAcctgactactcactccgacatTCCGTATGCGCCATCTTACTTGACGTTTAACGATAGcggttattttaaaaactctcctCACCAataaacgaagccttaaaatgtttATTGAGACATTTCTGCTCAGATtgactttttctctcatttcccaaaatatttgcatatatatatatatatatatatatatatatatatatatatatatatatatatatatattatataaagtatatatgaactacacatgtatatatacattatatacagtatatacataatatatatatatatatatatatatatatcgtatatatatatatataagaaaataattgtcAGGAAACCAGTTCTTTGTACGGCCATTCGAGAATCATAAGTTTAAACTATGACGAGTTggtaacaataatgatatataaaaatgtcaaaataacacATAGCATATCTTGTCTTTAAAGTGAGCAAGCTCCAGTAATTATCAAGgcaaaagaaaatttagaaaagtaTCCTATACACAATAATTGTTCAGATTCAGTACGGTGTTCTGAGTGAGCGTGGCAGTCTGGGGCCAGTCTGGCAGACTGGCGCATCGGCGACGGCAGTCGTCTCTGGACCTTAGTGGTTACTGTGTGTTGGGTAACGTTATCGAGGTGTACCAAGAATTCATTTGTAAGTGTGCAAGAACAGCAGTTGAGAGGGGAAAAAACTGATTAAGAATAGTTAGAGAAAATAGGCTAGGACGATTTGGAATGAACGATGGTAAACGAAAGCATAACTAACCAAAAACAGTGGGTTCGAGGACCAAAGAACCTGGTTGGCTAATAATGGACGGATGTTTttgtttcttaactttttttttgggggaactTACAATTTTGTTAGCAATGGCTTGATAAATTTCACGGTCACTGATAATGTTTTTGGGCAAAATAGTGATTTGAGTAGCTTGATGAAGCTTGAATAATCTCGCTTAAATGAATACCAATCAAAAGAAgttgtaggcctatatgtagctATTTTAGGCTACGGTGCAAGTGCTAACTCACGATTTTAAGGCTGAATGATTACACTAGTGATGGATTTAGAATAACAGAAAATCTTGGCATCTGGCGTTTATTCAGGCCAAATGCTACTTTATGACCGTCGGGAATAAAAGTAATCGTAAAAAACTATAGCCTACGAGATCAAGATGCCCCGCTCATGATTTTTTGTCCAAGATACGAAA of the Macrobrachium rosenbergii isolate ZJJX-2024 chromosome 16, ASM4041242v1, whole genome shotgun sequence genome contains:
- the LOC136847177 gene encoding putative inorganic phosphate cotransporter, which produces MWMTSLMGEFDWDETTQGMILGCFFYGYTVGNLLGIIVSQYLGGRVTLGVSVLSVSIVSLLSPVCVRTSTALFVGLRIVSGVFQGPLYPSMFTLMAAWIPPKDKASFSSIVFVGNHMGTVISMGLGGVMSGSDFLGGWPSVFYVFGVVGLLWSVAWFVLIRDQPERHPWISSKELSYIRSNSPTVKLSKALKVPWKDIATSMPFLCLIIFAFGDCIGFFTILTEIPTYLNNIQHFDLASNGVLSALPYVCVIIASPLFGAIIDKIPEKKWLSMKMTRKLATGVGLYPSCGCLVAMCFVDCNATLAIVLLCLAVSLNGAKYSGGYVSEQDIAPNFTGVLTGITNAVASITGIVAPLVVGVITTGNQTLSAWRIVFGISAVAYFIGGSAYLMFGTDKVQPWNEPKTI